Genomic window (Chengkuizengella sediminis):
GACATAGATGCAGGCATAGATGCAGGCATAGATCCATGCATCATATTAGCGTACTGTGCAGGCATCGCCATTGGATTAGCGGCAGGCATCGCCATTGGATTAACGTGCGATGGCATCACATTAGAATACTGCTGAGCCATTGCGTTATAATTATTTCCATTCATTTGTTAAATCCTCCTTTAAAATATAAATATAAAATGATTACATGTTAGTACACACTCGGACAAACACTTTGTAGAGGTGTAAAAAAGCAATGAGCTTTATATCTCCCAGAATTATATTGGTCATACCATTGAGATGGACATGCACCTTCTGGTCTAAAAAACCATAAAGAATTCGTTGAAGGATGGAATCTTTCACCATTAATTACCCTTTGGGCTAAACGGATATCTTTATCCCTTGCTTTTTGGTAAAAGTATCCTTTTATCGTAGCTTCATATCCACCTGGTCTTTGAAACACCATTCGATTCATATTTCGAATATCTTTAAAATCTAAACAATCTGCTCTTATTCTGTTTACGCCAACATTTCCAACCATTAACATTCCTAATTCGCCTTCACCTTCTGCTTCAGCCCTCATTAATCTTGCTAATAACTTGACATCTTCACTATTTGCTTTAATGACCGCCATATGTTTATGTCCATCCTTTCAATAAGGTATATTAAAAAGGAATCGTCTTTTCATGTAAACAAACAATTCAATACATTAATATAATTATGGAATACTGCTTGACAACATGACAAATAAATTTGCGTCTAAAATATGAATAAAGAATCGATTTTGTTGTCAAATGGTTTGCAGACTGATATGATTAAAGATATGTTTTTTTACGCTCTAAGGAGGGTTATAGATAGGTGGGTAAACAGTTAGATGTGCAAGTGATGAATGAATCAATCTCTGATTCTGTAGACATAGAAAAAGTTTCTTGGAGAGATTTTGTTCAGCTAACAAAACCAGGAATCATTAGATCTAATCTTATTGCAGCATTTGGTGGGTTTTGGCTTGCATCACAATGGGATATCAATTGGTTCATTTTCGCTTATATGATGCTTGGAACAGCTTTGATCATGGCATCAGGTTGTGTTTTAAACAACTTTTTGGATAGAGATTTTGATGAGAAAATGGAGAGGACAAAAGGACGTTCCCTACCAGCAGGAAGAATTCATCCAAGAGTTGTGCTTTGGTATGGGATTGTTTTAGGCATTATAGGTCTATTAGTTCTATACTTTTTGGTTAATCCTATTTCAGCTTTATTAGGTTTTATTGGATTTTTTGTTTATGTTTTTGTTTATACAATGTGGTTAAAGAGAAGCTCTACATGGAGTACGTCTGTCGGAGGAATTTCTGGAGCAATGCCTCCTGTTTTAGGATATTGCGCAGTGACCAACGAAGTAGATCCTGGAGCTTGGTTACTTTTTGCCTTATTATTTTTATGGCAGCCACCACATTTTTGGGCGTTAGGTATTAGACGTAAAGAGGAATACAGAGCTGCTGGATTTCCATTGTTGCCTGTAGTAAAGGGAGTAAAAAGAACAAAAATTCAAATGCTGCCATATGTATTACTTTTAATACCTGTAAATATCATGTTTTATGTTTTTGGATACGTAGGAATGATCTATTTAATTGTCTCTATTTTATTAAGTATAATTTGGCTTATGTACTGCATAGCAGGATTTGTCACTAAAGATAATGATAAATGGGCAAGAAAAGTATTTCTCTTTTCGATTAATTACTTGATGATTAATTTCTTTGTGATGATTATAAATACTACAAGTTAGGTGAAAATATATGAATCGAAAAAAATGGTTGCAAATAACTTATTTTAGTGTGATGGGCATTTTAATCATTGGGATGTCAGCTTATTTAATATATAATTGGCTTCCAGAATCAAAGTCAGAAGTAAGTTTTATAACGGAAGAGAATACTAAAAAAGCCCCTCCATTTGAATTAGAAAATATTGATGGAAGTACCGTATCGCTAGAGGATACTGATGGAAAAGTAAGGTTAGTATATTTTTATTTTTCAACTTGTGTTGATGTTTGTCCACCAACAACTCACCTGCTTTCACAAGTGCAGGAGCGACTAAAGGAAGAAGGGGTATTTGGAAATGAAATGGCTATGTTTTCTATTACCTTTGATCCTGAAAGAGATACTCGTGAGAGGTTAATTGAATTCTCAAGCGTATATCATGCAGACCCATCAGGCTGGTATTTTTTACGTGGTGAAGAGCAGTATTCAAGAGATCTAGCTACAGAATACGGAATAAGTATAATGGAATTAGAAGGTGGAGATTTTGGTCATACAAATTTCTATGTTTTAATCGATAAAGAGGGGAATATTAAAAAATACCTTCCCATTAAAGATGATTTATCTGTAGAGGAAAATGTTGATTATATTGTAGAACATATAGAAGCATTATTATAATATTAAGTGTAATTAAATGAAAAACAGCCATTAGATAGTGGCTGTTTTTTTACATTTTAAGAATTAAAAAATGGTAATAGAGATTTTGTAATTAATTTAGTATGTATTCATGTAAATCAGATTTTTCAAGTTGGTTTATAATATGCTCATCAGGTGTACCTTCAACACCAGCATACCCTTTTTTGGTATATAAATGTTCCGCATCTGGAAACGCCTCTGTTAATGTTTTTCTAATTTTTTTACCTGCTATATCATTGTCAGTAAAAATAAAGATTTGTTTCTCAACAGTTTTCTGAACTAACTTTTCTAGCCGATGTGCGTTTAATGTTCCATTTGTACATAAAATCTCAATTTCTTCAGATAAAAACTTTTTTAAATGAATTCGATCATTAGTCCCTTCCACAATAATAACTGCGTCCATTATTTTATCCTCCTATAAAGGGTGATAAGGCTGAGCTTCATGTTTGAAGAAGATACATCACTTTTGTGGGTATAAAATAATGGGGCCCCCGAAAAGTAATAGGCATAGTCTTCAAAGCTTAACATCACTTTTTGGGGTTAAGAATACTTGTTGCTCACTCCAAGTCCATAATTTTTTAGAAAGTTCATTATCCTGTGCTATTTTTGAAACGAGAGATATTTTCTTTTTATAAAAATACTCACCTGTGGTATCTTTTACTTCATCACTAGTGGCGAGGTAAATGGCAGTAGATGCACCTTCTTCTGCAGATAGAAAAAATGGCTTCATTAATTTTATAAAATTTTTCCCAAATCCAGTTTTTCTATTCACACCTATGTTCGTTGCCACTGCACCTGGATGTAGAGCATTTACAGTAATATTTGTATTTTTAAGTTTATTTGAAAGTTCTTTTGTAAATAGGATATTCGCTAATTTAGATTGAGCATATCCTTTCATGAATCCGTATCGTTTAGTTAGGAAGGGATCTTGAAGATCAATCTTTCCTATTTTATGAGCTCCAGAAGAAACATTAATTATTCTTGCTTCTTCTGCATTTTTTAATCGCTCTAGTAGTAAATTCGTTAGTAAAAAATGACCTAGATGATTAATACCTAACTGCATTTCAAATCCATCACTTGTAAGCTCTCTTTTCAAAGACATGACACCCGCATTATTAATTAATATATCAAGTTTATTATATTTTTCCTTAAATTGAGCTACAAATGTATGAATGCTCTCTAATGAACCAAGATCACAAATCATCAACTCAATATTTTGAGAACCACTTTGTTGTTTTGCAGTATGGAGAGCTGTTTCTCCACGTTGTTTGTTTCTGCATAACATGATGACAGTTGCGCCTTTTTTTGCGATTTCAGTTGTAGTTGCTAAACCCATTCCTGAATTAGCACCCGTAATAATTGCGATTTTTCCATTCATTCTATTTTCCTCCCTTGCATTTTAATTTAAACATTTGAATTAAATATTACATTTAAGGATATACGACTTTCTATTTAAGGTAAATATAAAATTCACTTATTGTATGGTGATGATGGAAAGTTATACTTTCCTTTGAGTGAAGATGGTAAAACGATTAGGATAAGGTAACATGGAAAGTGAAATGAATAAAAAGATAAAAGCAAATAAGTAAGGTGATACAACCTCCCGTACCTGACCTGCAATAACAGGTCCTATAAAAGCCCCTAATGACATGGAAATTGCTAATATAGCAAAAATACGACCGTATTTTGAAACGTTAGACATATGGGTTAAATAAGTAGCCATTGCAGGATATATGATCCCTTTTGCCATACCAATTAAAAATAAGGAAATCGCTAAAGGGAATAATTGATGTAATGCCATATCAAAAAATATTAGCGCTAAGAATAAACATCCCGCTGCTGTTCTTAAAAATGGGGATAGTCGATTTAAAAATAACAAGCTTAACGTACATAATGCGCCGAGACTAACAATCGAAAATAAAAGTCCAGAAGCAAAAATGGAATTCCGTGATATCGGAATTAAAGGTAATTCAAAAAACAAAATGCCTTGTGAACAAGCTAAAGCAAGTGGGAGAGCATAAAATAGCCATGGTATTTTTTGATCTTCAGTTCCGAATAAGGTTTGTGGATGTGGGAGTTTTTTTTCTATGGAGGTTGATTTTATATTTTGTATTCCCCAAAATGCCAAAACCCCAGTGATGATGAGTATCCAACCTAAGAGATTAAATGCAACTGAATACCCAACTTTTGCAACTAATAATGCTCCAGCAGCTGGAGATACAATGGAAGCTAATGTATGGACGAGGCCATTTCCTGCCATTAATTTCCCTTGTTGGATTTGATCCTTTGCAATTTTTGCTAATAAAGAAAGGCAGGCAGGTGATAGAAAGGCTAATATGAATCCACTAATAGAACGAATCACTAATAACTGCCATGGATCTGTAACCGAGGACTGAATAATTAACAACCCTCCAGCAATGATTAAACTGAAAATAATAAAATATTTACTGCCATATCGATCCACGCCATAACCTGCTAAAATATTACCCGGGATATGTGTCAATGAATACATCCCCATAATTAAGCCGATAAATGAGGGGGCAGCTCCAAGAGATATTGCATAAGGAGACAAGATAGGAAATTGTGCATGTAAGTCAAAGAATGCAATGAACATAAAAAGATATAGCCAAATTGCTGTTTTCATCTAATCACCATCCAATAGAGATACTCTTAAAGAGGTTGTTCAAATATAGCTTGTTATTACTTGTACGTTACTTTTTAAAAAATATTCATACTGAGTGATTTGATTAAGGTTTTTTCTGTAATTGAACATGCGTTGATGGTTGATTTTTTGTATAATAGATATAGTTGTAATAAGCTGAGAGTAGAGACGGGAGTGTTAAGATGGATATAGAGAGTTGGATTATATTTGTCCAAGAAAAATGGTATATCATTCTTGCAGCAATTATTGTGTTATTTATTGTTATTAAACTAGTAAAAACATTAGTGAAATGGTTCATCGTTTTGGCGATTGTAGCTGTATTGATTTATTACGGTTCTAGCTATAGTGAAACACTTAAAACAGCGAGTGATCAGTTTTTAGAAATGATTTCAAAAGAAGAATTGATAGATCTGGCAATAAATGAAATTAAAGAATACATAGTAAACGAAGCTATGGATGGGGATTTTCTCATCGAAAATGAAGATGTAACCATAGAAGGAGATACGGATTCAGACTTCTTAACCATTACGTATGGTGGGGAAACCTATACGATAGAAATGAATGATGAAATTAGAAAATTGTTAGAAAACAAGAATTAAATAAGTTTATCTGGAGGAGAACAAATTGCAGACTTTTATTGATATGATCACAAATATTAACTACATTACATTGCTTATCGTGTCTGTAATTTTGATTTCCTTGATCCAAGGGATTAAGAGAGGTGTATCTAAGTCTGCCTTTCAATTGTCTCATGCTATCCAAGATATTGTCATCAATATGACTGCCGCCCTATTATCTTGGAAAACTACAAATTGGCTATCTCCTAAACTTCAAAGCTGGTTGATTTCGAAATCGATTCAAATTCCTTCTGAAGAACTGAATATGTTGGAAAAAGGGTATTATATTGTTCTCACCTCAATCAGAGACTTTACTTTTATACGCTTTATTTTCATCTTTTTAATAAGTTATTTATTGATACAATTTTTGATCATGATGTTGTTTAATTTGGTGTTTTTAAATCTATTAAGAGCGATGAAACTGATGAACGAAAGTAAACAAACAAAGGCAGAAATTCCACTACTCATCAGTCAATTATTCGGGGGTTTTATCGGTGTAATATTTGGTTTAGCTAAGGGTTTGACTGTCATTTTGATTTTGTTTATTTTTGTTACTTTATTTCCACAAACCCCCTTCACCTCATATATCCAATCCTCCATTTTATACCAAGGAGGTACTGAAAGAGTACTGCAACCGTTAAGTCAGAATTTTATAGAGACTACTCTACCGGTATTGGCTAAAGAAGCTGAAGATGAATACAAGGAAGTTCTACAGAGGAAATATGAGATTATTGACCATAACATTCCAGATAATATAGTGGAAGCTACACATATCATTGTAAAAGATTTAAACACGGATGAGGAAAAAGCTAAAGCTTTATATGATTGGGTTGGGACAAGAGTTCAATATAACTGGGAAAAAGTAAGGTTGTATGAGGAAGAAAATGTATGGATGGAACAAACACCTGAAGATACGTTTCTTTCAAAACAAGGGGTCTGCATAGATTATTCTAGATTATTTGCTGTGATGGCAAGGACGGCTGATTTGGATGTGAAAGTAGTTACTGGACTTGGATCTGATGGTCGCGGGGGGATGGGTGCTCATGCTTGGAATGAAGTATATTTATCTGAAACAGATGAATGGATTCCGTTAGACACCACCTGGGTATCATCTGGAGGAAATTGGTTTAATTCCAATGATTTTTATGAAACACATATAAAGGATGTTTAGCTATTCATTTTCAATTATAATAAAGGAATGGAAATTAACCGTACCGTATATTTAATTTGTGGTGAAATATTTGTGAAGAGGAGAAGAACATGAGCAGTTTAAATGACCCGAAGAAACGAGAATTGATTAAACGGAGAAATTTTGCATTTCGTTTAAATATTTTTTTCTTTGCTGTATTTATAATATTTTCAGTATTAATAGTTAGACTTGCTTTTATTCAGTTTGTCGAAGGAAGTGAGTATCAAGCATTAAAGAATAAAAATTCAGAAGTGACTAATCAAATTCCACCGATTAGGGGAAATATATATGATGTGAATGGTTATGCTATAGCCTATTCTACTTCAAGTCAATCTCTCTATTATGAACTTCCAACTAAACCAGACGAAGATGAAGTTATTGATTTAGCTAGCAGACTAGCTGACGTTTTTAAGCAATATGGAGCTGAAGAGTTATCTGAAAAATCTGCAGAAGAAATCGTTGATGATATGGATGTAGGTTTTGATATTCATAAAGAAGAAAAAACAATTATGAATTATAGTACTCGTCCTAGAAGGTTGAAAACAGACCTTACTAAGGAAGAAATCGCATATATATTAGAACATATTGAAGAATTCCCAGGAGTTAAAGTCGTCGAGGAGAGCGTTCGGAAATATAGTGAAGAAACCATTGCAGTTCAATTAGTAGGGTATTTAAAAAAGTTTAATTCAGCAAGTAACTTAACAGGGTATCTGGAGGAAAAGTATAATAATCAAAATGTATTAAGAGAATATTTAGATCAGGAATACGTAGGTTTTGATGGTTTGGAGTTTTTGTATCAGGAAAAGTTACGTGGAAAAAATGGAACGATGACCTATCCGATTAATGCTCTAGGAAGAATTATTGGAGATCCGGTTGTTGTACCTCCAGTTAAAGGAAATAATTTATATTTAACGATAGATAAAGATGTTCAGCTTGCCACAGAGCAGGCAATTTTAGATCAAATAGAGTATTTAAAAACGGATGAGAGTGCATTGTACAACAAAAGTGGTGTGAATGCGACAACGGGTTATGCTGTAGCCATGGAGGTGGACACTGGGAAAGTAGTAGCTATGGCTAGCATGCCTGATTATGACCCTAATATTTGGGAAGGTGGGGCATCCCAAAAAGAGTATGATAATAATGAACTCTTCCTTAGTAATGGAACCATAACTACCTCGTATTCTAATCATGAAGAAGCTGACGAAAGGAAAAAGCACCCAAGTTCGATTGTCCCTTTAGGATCAACGATCAAACCGTTAACGATCTTAATCGGTTTAAATGAAGGGTTAATTACTGAAAATACAACTTATAATGATAGTGGAATCTTCTATTTTGGAAATGATAATTCAAGAATTAGGAATGCACGAGGAAGAGGTAATGGTACAATTACCGCGTTTGATGCTATTAAATACTCTTCTAATACCTTTATGTCCGCCATGATCGGAGAACCTTTATCAAGACAAGGACAAGAGGGGCTAGATCTTTGGGATTCATACATGAAACAATTTGGTTTAGGTGTATCAACAGAAAGTGGATTACCTAAGGAATTATCTGGACTTATAAACTACACAGATTTAGAATCAACAGGAAGTATTTTATCCTCATTAGTACGAGCATCTTGGGGACAAGAAGCGAGTTATACGACACTTCAGCTTGCACAGTATGCTACGATGTTAGCAAATAAAGGAAAGAGATTACAGCCACAATTTGTAGATAAAATAACCACCTTTGATGCAGAAACAGTAGAGGAGTTTGAACCGATAGTATTAAATGAAGTAGAACTTCCTGATTCAGATTGGAATTTAATCCATAGTGCAATGACTCAGGTGAGTAAATCAGGATTTGATGATTTTCCATATGTCGTAGCTGCCAAAACGGGAACATCAGAGCAAGATGTTGCCAGACAAAGAGTTAATAATGCAGTATTTATAGCATTTGCACCTGTGGAAGATCCAAAACTAGCTGTTGCGGTTGTTGTACCAGAAGGTGGATATGGCTCATTCGGAGCGGGTCCTATAGCTAGAAAAATGTTCGATGCCTATTTTGGATTTGATGATGAAGCAGAAGAAGAGGCTGAAGTTGAAGAAGCTACTGCTAACTAAACATGAAGACGAAATCAATGATTGATTTCGTCTTTTTTTGTTTAAAGGAAATAAAAGAAAAAATAAATGTTGCACAAGTTCAACTTTTTTGTGTATAATAAAATTACTGAAATGGATATTCATCATTTTTTTTGTTTATTTTTTTGTGCTAGACCAACTTTTTTATAGTAAACCATTTTTTATGGTTAGACTAAAAATGGAATATTCATATATTTTTAATTTAAAAGTTTCCCTAAGGCAACATTTGCCGCAAATTTTATTTTATATAAAAAGGAGTTGATTTAAATGTCATCTGCGATTCAAGTGGAAGATTTATATGTTTCTTATCATGGAAATACAGCACTTAAGGATGTGTCTTTTTCTTTAGAAGCTGGGAATTTATTGGGGATTATTGGACCTAATGGAGCGGGTAAATCAACTTTAATTAAAGCCATACTTCAATTGATCCCTAGAGATAAAGGTCAGGTTACATTTCTGGAGAAAACAGTGAAGGAAATTCGCAAGCAAGTTGCTTATGTACCACAACGAAATGATATCGATTGGGATTTTCCAATTACCGTTTTAGAAACTGTGCTTTTAGGTACTTATCCTAAAATTGGAATGTTTAAAAGGCCGAAAAAAAATGATAAAGAATGGGCTTATGAATGTTTGAAGGAAGTAGGAATGGAGAAATTTTATAAACGTCAAATTGGTGAACTTTCAGGTGGACAGCAGCAAAGAGTTTTTCTTGCTAGAGCACTAGCTCAAAAAGCGGAGTTATTTTTCCTCGATGAACCGTTTGTCGGTGTGGATTTAGGCAGTGAAGAGACCATTATTAACATACTGAAAAATCTTAGTGACCAAGGTAAAACCGTTACGGTTGTACATCATGACTTAAGCAAAGCAGAAAGTTATTTTAACAAATTGTTATTAATTAACCAAGAACTGATCGGATTTGGATCTGTAAATGAAGTTTTTCGACCTGAAATTATGGAAAAAGCATATAAAGGTCAGTTTGCTTTTATGAAGGAGATTGGGGTGAGCGTTTAATGTTTGGCGAAATAATAAATTATGTGAACTATGTAATGGAGTATGAATACATGCAAAGGGCATTTCTTACCTCTGTTATCGTAGGGATCATATGCGGAGCCATCGGTTGTTTTATTATTTTACGAGGAATGGCTTTAATGGGGGATGCTATTTCCCATGCCGTATTACCAGGAGTTGCATTGTCCTATGTGTTAGGTATTAATTTCTTTTTTGGGGCGGTAGTCTCTGGTGTTTTAACAACGATTGGGATTGGATATATTAGTCAAAATAGTAGAATCAAAAATGATATTGCCATCGGAATTATGTTTACTTTTGCTTTTGCGATCGGGATTATCTGGGTTACATTATTGAAAAGCAGCACGGACTTATATCACATTTTATTCGGAAATTTATTAGTAGTTAGAACTTCTGAATTGTGGGCTACATTTGGTATCGGTGTATTTGTATTAGTGATGATTTATTTATTTTACAAAGAGCTTTTAGTTAGTTCGTTTGATCCAACAATGTCAGCTGCATACGGTTTACCGAATAAAATGATTCATTATTTATTAATGATTTTACTTACGATGGTGACAGTGGCATCTATTCAGACAGTAGGAATCGTGCTCGTTGTAGCGATGTTAATCACACCTGCAGCAACAGCGTATTTACTTACAGATCGATTATGGATCATGATTTATTTATCTTCAGGTTTTGGGGCGACTTCTTCTATTGTAGGATTGTTTTTTAGTAATAGATTTGACTTAGATTCAGGAGCAACCATTGTATTAACAGCAACAACGATGTTTTTAATCGCATTTATCTTCTCACCTAAACAAGGTGTTTTATGGAGAAGTATTAGATCTAAAAGCACCAAATCGTTAGCTAGAGGTTAAATTATATAAATACTTAGAGGTGATTTTGTTGAAAAAGATATTATTATTCAGTTCATTAACTTTGATTTTACTTATGGGTTTGGTAGGTTGCAGTACAGAGGAATCGGAAAATGGAACACAGGGAGATAAACTGCAGGTCGTTGC
Coding sequences:
- a CDS encoding cell wall hydrolase — protein: MAVIKANSEDVKLLARLMRAEAEGEGELGMLMVGNVGVNRIRADCLDFKDIRNMNRMVFQRPGGYEATIKGYFYQKARDKDIRLAQRVINGERFHPSTNSLWFFRPEGACPSQWYDQYNSGRYKAHCFFTPLQSVCPSVY
- the cyoE gene encoding heme o synthase, whose protein sequence is MNESISDSVDIEKVSWRDFVQLTKPGIIRSNLIAAFGGFWLASQWDINWFIFAYMMLGTALIMASGCVLNNFLDRDFDEKMERTKGRSLPAGRIHPRVVLWYGIVLGIIGLLVLYFLVNPISALLGFIGFFVYVFVYTMWLKRSSTWSTSVGGISGAMPPVLGYCAVTNEVDPGAWLLFALLFLWQPPHFWALGIRRKEEYRAAGFPLLPVVKGVKRTKIQMLPYVLLLIPVNIMFYVFGYVGMIYLIVSILLSIIWLMYCIAGFVTKDNDKWARKVFLFSINYLMINFFVMIINTTS
- a CDS encoding SCO family protein; this encodes MNRKKWLQITYFSVMGILIIGMSAYLIYNWLPESKSEVSFITEENTKKAPPFELENIDGSTVSLEDTDGKVRLVYFYFSTCVDVCPPTTHLLSQVQERLKEEGVFGNEMAMFSITFDPERDTRERLIEFSSVYHADPSGWYFLRGEEQYSRDLATEYGISIMELEGGDFGHTNFYVLIDKEGNIKKYLPIKDDLSVEENVDYIVEHIEALL
- a CDS encoding toprim domain-containing protein gives rise to the protein MDAVIIVEGTNDRIHLKKFLSEEIEILCTNGTLNAHRLEKLVQKTVEKQIFIFTDNDIAGKKIRKTLTEAFPDAEHLYTKKGYAGVEGTPDEHIINQLEKSDLHEYILN
- a CDS encoding SDR family oxidoreductase, encoding MNGKIAIITGANSGMGLATTTEIAKKGATVIMLCRNKQRGETALHTAKQQSGSQNIELMICDLGSLESIHTFVAQFKEKYNKLDILINNAGVMSLKRELTSDGFEMQLGINHLGHFLLTNLLLERLKNAEEARIINVSSGAHKIGKIDLQDPFLTKRYGFMKGYAQSKLANILFTKELSNKLKNTNITVNALHPGAVATNIGVNRKTGFGKNFIKLMKPFFLSAEEGASTAIYLATSDEVKDTTGEYFYKKKISLVSKIAQDNELSKKLWTWSEQQVFLTPKSDVKL
- a CDS encoding MFS transporter; translated protein: MKTAIWLYLFMFIAFFDLHAQFPILSPYAISLGAAPSFIGLIMGMYSLTHIPGNILAGYGVDRYGSKYFIIFSLIIAGGLLIIQSSVTDPWQLLVIRSISGFILAFLSPACLSLLAKIAKDQIQQGKLMAGNGLVHTLASIVSPAAGALLVAKVGYSVAFNLLGWILIITGVLAFWGIQNIKSTSIEKKLPHPQTLFGTEDQKIPWLFYALPLALACSQGILFFELPLIPISRNSIFASGLLFSIVSLGALCTLSLLFLNRLSPFLRTAAGCLFLALIFFDMALHQLFPLAISLFLIGMAKGIIYPAMATYLTHMSNVSKYGRIFAILAISMSLGAFIGPVIAGQVREVVSPYLFAFIFLFISLSMLPYPNRFTIFTQRKV
- a CDS encoding transglutaminase domain-containing protein, whose translation is MQTFIDMITNINYITLLIVSVILISLIQGIKRGVSKSAFQLSHAIQDIVINMTAALLSWKTTNWLSPKLQSWLISKSIQIPSEELNMLEKGYYIVLTSIRDFTFIRFIFIFLISYLLIQFLIMMLFNLVFLNLLRAMKLMNESKQTKAEIPLLISQLFGGFIGVIFGLAKGLTVILILFIFVTLFPQTPFTSYIQSSILYQGGTERVLQPLSQNFIETTLPVLAKEAEDEYKEVLQRKYEIIDHNIPDNIVEATHIIVKDLNTDEEKAKALYDWVGTRVQYNWEKVRLYEEENVWMEQTPEDTFLSKQGVCIDYSRLFAVMARTADLDVKVVTGLGSDGRGGMGAHAWNEVYLSETDEWIPLDTTWVSSGGNWFNSNDFYETHIKDV
- a CDS encoding peptidoglycan D,D-transpeptidase FtsI family protein, which gives rise to MSSLNDPKKRELIKRRNFAFRLNIFFFAVFIIFSVLIVRLAFIQFVEGSEYQALKNKNSEVTNQIPPIRGNIYDVNGYAIAYSTSSQSLYYELPTKPDEDEVIDLASRLADVFKQYGAEELSEKSAEEIVDDMDVGFDIHKEEKTIMNYSTRPRRLKTDLTKEEIAYILEHIEEFPGVKVVEESVRKYSEETIAVQLVGYLKKFNSASNLTGYLEEKYNNQNVLREYLDQEYVGFDGLEFLYQEKLRGKNGTMTYPINALGRIIGDPVVVPPVKGNNLYLTIDKDVQLATEQAILDQIEYLKTDESALYNKSGVNATTGYAVAMEVDTGKVVAMASMPDYDPNIWEGGASQKEYDNNELFLSNGTITTSYSNHEEADERKKHPSSIVPLGSTIKPLTILIGLNEGLITENTTYNDSGIFYFGNDNSRIRNARGRGNGTITAFDAIKYSSNTFMSAMIGEPLSRQGQEGLDLWDSYMKQFGLGVSTESGLPKELSGLINYTDLESTGSILSSLVRASWGQEASYTTLQLAQYATMLANKGKRLQPQFVDKITTFDAETVEEFEPIVLNEVELPDSDWNLIHSAMTQVSKSGFDDFPYVVAAKTGTSEQDVARQRVNNAVFIAFAPVEDPKLAVAVVVPEGGYGSFGAGPIARKMFDAYFGFDDEAEEEAEVEEATAN
- a CDS encoding metal ABC transporter ATP-binding protein — encoded protein: MSSAIQVEDLYVSYHGNTALKDVSFSLEAGNLLGIIGPNGAGKSTLIKAILQLIPRDKGQVTFLEKTVKEIRKQVAYVPQRNDIDWDFPITVLETVLLGTYPKIGMFKRPKKNDKEWAYECLKEVGMEKFYKRQIGELSGGQQQRVFLARALAQKAELFFLDEPFVGVDLGSEETIINILKNLSDQGKTVTVVHHDLSKAESYFNKLLLINQELIGFGSVNEVFRPEIMEKAYKGQFAFMKEIGVSV
- a CDS encoding metal ABC transporter permease, with translation MFGEIINYVNYVMEYEYMQRAFLTSVIVGIICGAIGCFIILRGMALMGDAISHAVLPGVALSYVLGINFFFGAVVSGVLTTIGIGYISQNSRIKNDIAIGIMFTFAFAIGIIWVTLLKSSTDLYHILFGNLLVVRTSELWATFGIGVFVLVMIYLFYKELLVSSFDPTMSAAYGLPNKMIHYLLMILLTMVTVASIQTVGIVLVVAMLITPAATAYLLTDRLWIMIYLSSGFGATSSIVGLFFSNRFDLDSGATIVLTATTMFLIAFIFSPKQGVLWRSIRSKSTKSLARG